One window of the Trifolium pratense cultivar HEN17-A07 linkage group LG2, ARS_RC_1.1, whole genome shotgun sequence genome contains the following:
- the LOC123905172 gene encoding uncharacterized protein LOC123905172, with translation MEKTLPQLLKMLRQAEQNMRSKGKSNQVLMIGNGNHKKGNKGKGGKGKGKEVAKPKPNPKALKPTGGIAKEGKCFHCNKTRHWKWNCPKYLEDKKNGIESCNSAGVAKE, from the exons ATGGAGAAAACTCTACCACAACTATTAAAAATGTTGAGACAAGCAGAACAAAACATGAGATCAAAAGGGAAGTCGAATCAAGTTCTAATGATCGGCAATGGGAATCACAAGAAGGGCAACAAAGGAAAGGGCGgaaaagggaagggcaaggaagttgccaaacccaaacctaacCCTAAAGCTTTGAAGCCTACTGGTGGCATTGCAAAGGAGGGTAagtgcttccactgtaacaagactAGACATTGGAAGtggaactgcccaaaatacctggagGACAAGAAGAATGGAATAGAGAGTTGCAActcagcag gggtTGCAAAGGAGTAG